In Leptolyngbya sp. O-77, the genomic window CAGCCGCTTTTGACACCTGGGAGATGACCGCAGACGATCTGGGCCCCGGCAATGAAGAACTATTGCCCGTGCCGTCTGCGCCCAGTGGGCAACTGGGAACACCCCTAGTGTTTTCGCTGGGCCGTCGTCCCAACGTTGTCCGAGGCACCAACCGAGCAGAAACCCTGCGGGGAACCAATCGAAATGATCGGATCATTGCGCGGAGCGGCAACGACCGCGTGATTGCTCGCGGCGGCAGTGACTTGGTGGATGGAGGCAGCGGCAACGATGACCTGCGCGGCGGCGGCGGCAATGACCAACTCGTCGGCGGCGCGGGCGATGACACGCTGCGGGGGCAGGCAGGCAACGATATCTTGATCGGTGGCGCAGGCAACGACGTGCTGATCGGCGGCGGCGGCAAGAATATGTTCGTGTTCAATAGCCTGGCCGAAGGCGTTGACACGATCGCCGATTTCAAGACGACCGATGTCATCGACCTGCGCGGCATCTTTCAGCAGCCCGCCTTTTTAGCAGGGGGCACGCCGTTCCAGCGGCTCAGCGCCTACGTCAAGCTGTCGCAAGTGGGCACAGCGACGCGCATTTTTGTCGATGTAGACGGCAGCGGCGCAGGAACCAACTTCGTGGCGATCGCCAACCTAAGCAACACCCTAAGCAACACCCAGGCTAGCAGCGTCACCTCCGCCAACTTCGTCATCTAGCAACATCGATGCAGTCTTTTGTTTTCTAACTCCTGTTTTCTAGCTCAGAGTTCTCCTGAGGAGCGGCCGCTGGTCGCTCTTTTTTTGCTTATTTTTTACTCATTCGTAACGCAACGCAATGCAGTAGAGAAAAAGTATTAAGCCCCGCATCCTTAGAATCTGCTCAGGACACAATACAGGAGTCAGAATCAATTCTCGATTGTGGATTTGCGATTCTGGATTGCCAGCCCATGTCTGCTCCAAATCTCCCAGCAACCTCATCCCCAGCCCCCCACCATTTCCCCTCAGAAGAATTCCCCCCCTTCCCTCCATATTCTTCGTTCTTCCCTCTTCGTTCTTCGTTCTTTTTTCTTCCCTCTTCCCTCTTCGTTCTTTTTTCTTCCCTCTTCGTTCTTCCCTCTATGAAACCCATCCGCACCTTCAACGTCACCCCTGCCCTGCCGCCCCAGCTCGAACCGCTGCGGCGCATCGCCTACAACCTGCACTGGGACTGGAATTATGAAGCCACTGACCTGTTTCGACGGCTGGATCGGGATCTGTGGGAAACCAGCAAACACAACCCCGTGCTGATGCTGGGTACGATTAGCCAGACACGCCTGCGGGAGGTGGCCGAAGATGACGGATTTCTGGCACAGATGGAGCGTGTGGAGCGGCAGTTGGATGACTATTTGCGGCAGCCGAGCTGGTTTCGCAAGCGGCGATCGCCCAAATCTGCCACGCCCAACGGCAAAACGCCCCAGGCGATCGCCCCCGACGCTGGGCTAACCGACTGCTATGCCTACTTTTCGGCAGAATTTGGGCTGACTTCGTGCCTGCCGATCTACTCCGGCGGCTTGGGCGTGCTGGCGGGCGACCATTTGAAGTCTGCCAGCGACCTGGGTTTGCCCCTGGTGGGCGTGGGTCTGCTTTATCAAAAAGGCTACTTTGCCCAATACCTCAACGCCGACGGCTGGCAGCAGGAGCGCTACCCCATCAACGACTTTTACAATATGCCGCTACATCTGGAGCGTCACCCCGACGGCTCCGAGATTCGCATCACGGTAGACTACCCCGGCCGCCAGGTCTACGCCCGCATCTGGCGCGTGCAGGTGGGTACGGTTCCCCTCTACCTGCTGGATACCAACATCGAGCCAAACAACCAATACGACCAGGACATCACCGACGAACTCTATGGCGGCGACCTGGACTTGCGGATTCATCAAGAGATGATGCTGGGCATTGGCGGCGTGCGGATGCTGCGGGCACTCGGCCTTAGACCCACTGCATATCACATGAACGAGGGGCACTCGGCGTTTTTGGCGCTGGAGCGGATTCGCCTGATGATTGAAGAAGACGGGCTGACCTACGAAGAAGCGGAACAGGTTGCTCAGGCGAGTCAGGTGTTCACCACACATACGCCCGTGCCCGCAGGCATCGACTTGTTTCCCGCCGACAAAATCATCTACTACCTGGGGCACTATGCCGAAAAGTTTGGGCTGGCGCGGGAGCAGTTTCTCTCGCTGGGACGCGACAATCCGGGCGATCTGGCGGCTCCCTTTAGTATGGCGATTTTGGCGCTCAAGATGGCCTCATTTGTCAACGGCGTGAGTAAATTACACGGCGAGGTATCGCGGTCGATGTTTGCCACGCTGTGGCCGGCGCTGCCGTTGGCAGAAGTGCCGATTACCTCGATTACCAACGGGGTTCATGCCCGCAGTTGCGTGGCCAAGTCTACCCAAGATCTCTACGATCGCTACCTCGGCCCAAGCTGGAACATGGCTCCTGCCAGCGATCCCTTGTGGGAGCGGGTAAGCAACATTCCTGATGAGGAGTTTTGGCGAAACCACGAGCGCTGTCGGTCGGAGCTGGTGCTGTTTGTGCGGGAGCGGTTGCAGCAGAGTTTGCGCGATCGCGGCGGTTCCCCAATCGAACTCAGCCAGACGCAAGACGTGCTAGACCCCAAAGTGTTGACCATTGGCTTTGCGCGGCGCTTTGCCACCTACAAGCGGGCGACGCTGTTTATGCGGGATGTGGAGCGGATCAAGCGGATTATGCTGGGGCTGGGCGATCGCTTCAAGTCCAACCATCCGGTGCAGTTCATCATTGCGGGCAAAGCCCACCCCAAAGACAATCCTGGGAAAGAACTCATCCGCCAAATTGTCCACTTTACTCGCGAGGCCGACATTCGCCACCACATCGTGTTTATTCCCAATTACGATATTCACGTTTCGCGGATGATGGTGGCGGGCTGCGACATCTGGCTAAACACGCCGCGCCGCCCGCGTGAAGCCTCTGGAACCAGCGGCATGAAGGCGGCAATGAACGGCTTGCCCAATCTCAGCGTGCTAGATGGTTGGTGGGATGAGGCAGACTACGTTCGCACAGGCTGGGCGATCGGGCATGGCGAAGATTACGACGACCCAGAGGAGCAGGACGAGGTAGAAGCAAATGATCTCTACGACCTGCTGGAGCAGGAGATCGTGCCGCTGTTCTATGACCGCGACGAAAACGACATTCCCCACGGCTGGATTGCCAAGATGAAGGACGCGATTCGGCTGAATTTGCCGACGTTCAACACGGCGCGGATGGTGGCGGAATATGCAGAGCGGGCCTATTTTCCGGCGAGCGATCGCGCTCGTGCCATGATTGCCAACGACTATGCCCCCGCCAAAGACCTGGCCCGCTGGCATCACCACCTGTTTGAACACTGGTACGACATGAAGGTTGATCGGGTAGACGTGTCTTCAGATGGAAACGTCCAGGTGGAGCAGGAAATTCTCGTCACCGCCTATATCCGACTGGGCAAATTGACTTCTGACGATGTGCAGGTGGAACTGTACCTGGGCGCAGTGGATGAAAACGGCGAGATCGCCAACGGGCAGCCTGTGGTGATGGATTATGCTGGGGCCGATTCCGAGAATCCTGAAACGAGTGTGTATCGGCGGGCGATCGCCTATCGCAACAGCGGCTTTCAGGGACTTTCGCTTCGCATCCTGCCCAAGCACGAAAACCTCAGCAGCCCCTATCAGCCGGGGTTGGTGCTTTGGGCGTAGTTTGGCAAAAGACCAAGAGAGTCATAGAGTGATAGGGCTAATCCTTAGCTCTTGGAACGATCACCGAATGCATTAGCATTGAATCAGGTTTGAATTCAGTGCAGAAACCGTGATTAATGTAAGCAATATCTATTCGCTGACGGACTTCAAGCGTAATGCTAAAGAGTTTGTAGAGCGCATTCGCCAGACAAATTCTCCGCTCGTGCTGACGGTCAACGGCAAAGCAGAGGTCGTCGTGCAGGATGCTAAAGCATTTCAAGAAATGGTCGATCGGCTGCGATTGGCTGAGGCAGAATTGCAGCAAATCAAGCTAGAACTGCTTCAGCGCGACCTTGCGCTTGGAACAGCCCAACTTGACCAGGATGAAGCTTCAGACTATGACGACGCTTCTTTGCCCTTGCTGAGAGAAACAATTCGGGCGAGGGGAGAGCGCCGCCTCAAACAGGCTCGCAGCGATGGATGACGCATGAACCGCTACAGGCTGTCGCGCAAGGCAGAGCAGGATTTAGAAAACATTTGGGTTTGCACCGCCAACCGAGATCCAGTTGCGGCAGATCTGATGCTCGCAAAGATCCTCGATCGGTTGCCGATGCTGGCGCAGTTTCCAGCGATGGGGCGAAGCCGTGACGAACTGCTGCCCAATTTGCGGAGCTTTCCCATCAAGCCCTACGTTGTGTTCTATCGAAGCACCGAAAAAGGGTTGGAAATCATCCGAATCCTGCATCAATCTAGAGATGTAGCTAGAGATGTAGACACCACGCTTTAGCGCGTCTTAATCCCGCAGCACATAGCCCACGCCGCGCACGGTTTGGATCAGCCGTTTGTCGCCCTGGTCTTCGAGCTTCAGGCGCAGGTAGCGGATGTAGACTTCGATGATGTTGGAATCGCCCATGAAGTCGTAGCCCCACACTTCTTCCAAAATGCGATCGCGCGTGATCACCTGTTTGGGTCGGCGCATGAGATGCTCCAGCAGGTCAAACTCCTTGGCGGTGAGTTCGATCAGGCGACCATTGCGGAACACCTCGCGGGTGCGGCGATTCAGCGTCAGGTCGGCAAACTCCAGCGCGTCGGGGTCGGGTTCCTGGGTGCGGCGCAGGTGGGCGCGGACGCGGGCCAGCAGTTCCTCAATGCTGAAGGGTTTGACGACGTAATCATCGGCTCCGGCATCCAGCCCCGTCACGCGATCGCCAATTTCGTCCTTCGCCGTCAGCAAAATCACCGGAATCTTGCTGCCCGTCGAGCGCAGTCGGCGGCATAGCTCCACTCCCGTCATCCCCGGCAGCATCCAGTCCAAAATTGCCAGGTCGGGCGGCGTTTCTCGCGCCAGCGTCAGCCCGCTCAAGCCGTCGTGGGCGACGTTGACCTGATAGCCCTCGCAGCCCAGTTCTAGCTGAATGAAGCGAGCCAGCTTTTCTTCGTCTTCAACTAAGAGGATAGTAGACATGATCAGGGGTTGGGGGTTAGGGGTTGGGGGTTAGGGGTGTTGGGGAGAGAGCGAGAGGGCGGGAGGGGGTGAGAGCGGGAGTGGGTGAGAGCGGGAGGGGGTGAGAGTGAGATATCTCCTCATCTCATTACTCCGTCACTCCATCACTCCATCACTCCATCACTCCGTCACTCCGTCACTCCATCACTCCGTCACTCCAAAAGCGGCAGCTTTACCGTAAACACGCTCCCCACGCCAAGGGTGGATTCGACGCTAATCTGCCCGCCCATGCCTTCGACGAGGGATTTGGCGATCGCCAGCCCCAGGCCCACGCCGCCTGTGGCCCGGCTGCGGGAGGCATCGACGCGATAAAAGGATTCAAAAATTCGCGCCTGGTCTTCTTTGGGGATGCCACAGCCGCGATCGCGCACCTGGATCAGCGCCCAGGGCGCTCGACGGCTGAGCGTCAAGCTGATGGGCTGGTGGGGTTCGGAATACTGAATCGCGTTGTCTATCAAATGCACCAACACGCGCAGCAGATGTTCGCGGTCGGCCCGGGCAACAATCGGCTGGCTGGGTGTTTCCAGCTTCAGCGATCGCTGCTTGAACTGTTCCGTCATGCGGATCACGTCGTCTACCACATCGCCAATCGCCACGGGTTCCAGGTTGAACAGCACGGCGCTGCTGTCGGTGCGGGCGAGTTCTAGCAATCCCTGGAGCAGCTCGATGGTGCGCTCGGTTTCGGAAACCGCCATCGACAGCATCTCCTGCTGCGCCTCGGTGAGGTTGGGGCTGCGGCGGAGGGTGCTTTGCAAATAGCCGTAAACCAGGCTCAGCGGCGTGCGGAGTTCGTGCGACACGTCGTTGGTAAACTGGCGCTGCTGTTCGGCGGTTTGCGATAGGCGATCGACCAGTCGGTTGCAGGTGTGAACCAGCTCTTGCACTTCCACGGGCACTTGCTTTGGGTCGAGGCGAGAGATGCTGGTGCTGCCAGCGCTGTAGGCTTCGGCGATCTGGTTTGCCTGCCGCAGCGGCGAGAGCGATCGCCAAATTAGCCAGGCCGCCAGCCCGCTCATCGTCACCACCCCCATGCCTGTGCCCATCATCAGGTCGCGGTTGACCGACTGCAACATGCTGTAGTCGCGGGTCACGTCCTGGGCGACATAGAGTTGCCCGATGATTTGCCCGCTATGCTCTAGCGGATAGGTACACCAAATGATGAACTGCCCCTGTAGCCGCAGGATTTTGGGCGTAGGGGTTGTTTCCGACAGCTCCAGCAGCGCATCCTGGTTTTCAGAAACCTGAAGATTGTTAGAGCGGGCTAAGATGTCGCCATTGTTATCTCGAATCCACAGCCACGTACTAGCCGACGACAGCCGATTCACCATGTCCTGCAAGTCGCTCTGGGAGGCAGATCCGTGGGCGATCGCCACTTCCTGATCGGGCATCTGCTGCACCACGGCCGACAGCTTAGCCCGGTGATCTGCCAAAAACATTCGCTCCGTCCGCCAGGACATCCACAGCATCCCCAACCCAAGCCCGCCCCAAATTGCGGCGATCGCCCCCAGCGTCAGCCTCATTTGCAGAGACGCTCGCAGCGGGCGTTGAGAATTGGCTCCGTCAGCCGGGGAAAACATGGGTTTTGGCAAATATAGCGGGTACATTGCAAGCCCAGCGGCTATCTTCGGAATGTCTCCAATTTAACTGGATGCCCGAAACCAGAAATGAGTTTTTCCTGAGCAGAAGGGACGAACTCGCTGAGCAACAGCAAGGGTGCATGGTCAGAATTTGAAGGTCAGGTAGCGCTTTTGGTCTCCTCAAAGTTCGGTTTTTTAGGGGCTGCAACCGGGTCTGGCTAATCGTCAGCCGAAACATCTCCAACAAAGCTGGCTCTAAATATTCTTCGACCGTCAAAAGAGCTTAACAGATTGAATTACAGATTGAATTAGTCCTAAGCATACAAAGCTTGACGGGTCATTTCATAGGCTTCTATTAAGAAGTCTGCTGCTGTGTCAATCTCCTTATCCTGACTAAACTTACCAATCCCAATACGAAGTGCCCCATCAATCACTTTGTCTTGTAGCTTCATTGCACGCAGCACATGGGAAGGTTCTTCCACCCCGGAAGAACAAGCTGATCCAGTTGATATCGCTAATTTAGAACGAACTCTAGCGATGACAGCACTATTGGGAATACCAGGAATTGAAATGTGAAGATTTCCTGCCAGCCGATGCTCTGGATCTCCATTAATGACTAGGTTAGGGATCTTCTCTAGGAGCAGATCTTGAAGTCGATCGCGCTTCATGGCAATCGCCCGCTCATCTTCTTCCATCTCCAGCGATCGCAACCGACAAGCTTCTCCCAACCCAACGATTCCAGAGACGTTGAGAGTGCCCGATCGCATTCCTTGCTGATGACCGCCACCAAATATAAGCGGCTCCAGGTGATAGCCTCTACGAACAGCTAGTGCGCCAACCCCCTTGGGTCCATAGAACTTGTGAGCAGAGATTGCTAGGTAGGTGATGCCCCATTCCTCAAACTGAATGGGAATCTTGCCGACTGCCTGAGATCCGTCACATAGAAAAGGAATGCCGTAGTGTTGGGAAATCTGCCCAATCTTTTGAACAGGGTAAATGTTGCCAATCTCGTTGTTAGCCGCCATGACACAGAGCAGGGACAGCCCCTCGGCGCAGACTTGTTCCAAATGTTCCAAGTCAAGTCTGCCCGTGGAATCTACTCGGAGATAAATTAATTCAGCCCAACCTCGCTTCTCTAAAGCATGGCAGGTATCGAGGACGGCTTTGTGTTCGATCGGCATTAAGCCAATTCGATGAGGTTTCGTTGGGTTAGGGGTTAGGCTTCCCTGAATTGCCAGATTGATGCTCTCGGTCGCACCAGATGTCCAAATGATTTCCCTCGGTGAGGCTCCTATGAGGTCAGCAACTTCTTTAGCAGCTTGCTTGATGGCAGCTTCAGCGCAATCGCCCCACTCATGATCGGTGCTGCTAGCATTTCCAAACTCATCAGTCATGTAGTGCAGCATTAAGCTGGCAACTCGCGGATCTGTAGGCGTAGTCGCGTGATAGTCCAGATAGATAGGTTTGGGGAGGGTGCTTGCTCGCTCGTTCATGCCCCAAATTATAGGTTAGGAAGTCCTCGTAGGGTTTCTTATTGCTGCTTAATGATTTCAGCGATCGCAGCCATCTCTTCATCCGCTAGAAATGGCACCTGGGCGTAAATAAGATCAGATTGGTTGGTCAGGCGGGCAGCTAGATGTCCCTTGCCTAAAAGGTTTTCTGCTCCTTTTTGACCCAGTGAAATCTCCGAAGTGCCGACACTCTCGACTCTCAGGATTAAACGATTTCCTAAGTTGTCTCGAAGCTGCACCGGAAGGACATTCGCATCAGGACGCTGGGCAGCAAAGATGAGATAAATCCCTGCGGCTCTTGCTTTTACCCCCAATCGTTGTACTGCTGCCGATACAGCCGCTTTATATTCATCGACCAGCATCCACTCAGCAAACTCGTCGTGAACCAGCCATAGCACCGGAAGCCTATCCTGCTCAGGAACTTTGCTGTTGTAGTCCTGCAAGGATTTCGCTTTTTGAGGAAGAAACTTTCGATATCGATTGTCCATTTCCTCGACCAGAAGATCCAAAACCTCGATCGCACGGTCTTGATCAATAATGATTCCTTCTTTGAGATGAGGTAGGTCGCTGATGTTGGCATAATCAACGCCCATTTTGGGATCGATTAGATAAATGCTTGCCAGTTTGGGAGAGTTTGTTGCACAAATATCGAGAAGGAGGTTTTGCAACAGAACCGATTTACCGCTGCCTGTAGCGCCAGCAATCAGCGTATGTGGAGCGTGTTGTTCTAAATTCTCGAAGCTACTGCCTAGATTAAGGTAAAGCAATTC contains:
- the glgP gene encoding alpha-glucan family phosphorylase; the protein is MKPIRTFNVTPALPPQLEPLRRIAYNLHWDWNYEATDLFRRLDRDLWETSKHNPVLMLGTISQTRLREVAEDDGFLAQMERVERQLDDYLRQPSWFRKRRSPKSATPNGKTPQAIAPDAGLTDCYAYFSAEFGLTSCLPIYSGGLGVLAGDHLKSASDLGLPLVGVGLLYQKGYFAQYLNADGWQQERYPINDFYNMPLHLERHPDGSEIRITVDYPGRQVYARIWRVQVGTVPLYLLDTNIEPNNQYDQDITDELYGGDLDLRIHQEMMLGIGGVRMLRALGLRPTAYHMNEGHSAFLALERIRLMIEEDGLTYEEAEQVAQASQVFTTHTPVPAGIDLFPADKIIYYLGHYAEKFGLAREQFLSLGRDNPGDLAAPFSMAILALKMASFVNGVSKLHGEVSRSMFATLWPALPLAEVPITSITNGVHARSCVAKSTQDLYDRYLGPSWNMAPASDPLWERVSNIPDEEFWRNHERCRSELVLFVRERLQQSLRDRGGSPIELSQTQDVLDPKVLTIGFARRFATYKRATLFMRDVERIKRIMLGLGDRFKSNHPVQFIIAGKAHPKDNPGKELIRQIVHFTREADIRHHIVFIPNYDIHVSRMMVAGCDIWLNTPRRPREASGTSGMKAAMNGLPNLSVLDGWWDEADYVRTGWAIGHGEDYDDPEEQDEVEANDLYDLLEQEIVPLFYDRDENDIPHGWIAKMKDAIRLNLPTFNTARMVAEYAERAYFPASDRARAMIANDYAPAKDLARWHHHLFEHWYDMKVDRVDVSSDGNVQVEQEILVTAYIRLGKLTSDDVQVELYLGAVDENGEIANGQPVVMDYAGADSENPETSVYRRAIAYRNSGFQGLSLRILPKHENLSSPYQPGLVLWA
- a CDS encoding type II toxin-antitoxin system prevent-host-death family antitoxin; amino-acid sequence: MINVSNIYSLTDFKRNAKEFVERIRQTNSPLVLTVNGKAEVVVQDAKAFQEMVDRLRLAEAELQQIKLELLQRDLALGTAQLDQDEASDYDDASLPLLRETIRARGERRLKQARSDG
- a CDS encoding type II toxin-antitoxin system RelE/ParE family toxin translates to MNRYRLSRKAEQDLENIWVCTANRDPVAADLMLAKILDRLPMLAQFPAMGRSRDELLPNLRSFPIKPYVVFYRSTEKGLEIIRILHQSRDVARDVDTTL
- a CDS encoding response regulator transcription factor, producing the protein MMSTILLVEDEEKLARFIQLELGCEGYQVNVAHDGLSGLTLARETPPDLAILDWMLPGMTGVELCRRLRSTGSKIPVILLTAKDEIGDRVTGLDAGADDYVVKPFSIEELLARVRAHLRRTQEPDPDALEFADLTLNRRTREVFRNGRLIELTAKEFDLLEHLMRRPKQVITRDRILEEVWGYDFMGDSNIIEVYIRYLRLKLEDQGDKRLIQTVRGVGYVLRD
- a CDS encoding sensor histidine kinase; protein product: MFSPADGANSQRPLRASLQMRLTLGAIAAIWGGLGLGMLWMSWRTERMFLADHRAKLSAVVQQMPDQEVAIAHGSASQSDLQDMVNRLSSASTWLWIRDNNGDILARSNNLQVSENQDALLELSETTPTPKILRLQGQFIIWCTYPLEHSGQIIGQLYVAQDVTRDYSMLQSVNRDLMMGTGMGVVTMSGLAAWLIWRSLSPLRQANQIAEAYSAGSTSISRLDPKQVPVEVQELVHTCNRLVDRLSQTAEQQRQFTNDVSHELRTPLSLVYGYLQSTLRRSPNLTEAQQEMLSMAVSETERTIELLQGLLELARTDSSAVLFNLEPVAIGDVVDDVIRMTEQFKQRSLKLETPSQPIVARADREHLLRVLVHLIDNAIQYSEPHQPISLTLSRRAPWALIQVRDRGCGIPKEDQARIFESFYRVDASRSRATGGVGLGLAIAKSLVEGMGGQISVESTLGVGSVFTVKLPLLE
- a CDS encoding cysteine desulfurase family protein; translation: MNERASTLPKPIYLDYHATTPTDPRVASLMLHYMTDEFGNASSTDHEWGDCAEAAIKQAAKEVADLIGASPREIIWTSGATESINLAIQGSLTPNPTKPHRIGLMPIEHKAVLDTCHALEKRGWAELIYLRVDSTGRLDLEHLEQVCAEGLSLLCVMAANNEIGNIYPVQKIGQISQHYGIPFLCDGSQAVGKIPIQFEEWGITYLAISAHKFYGPKGVGALAVRRGYHLEPLIFGGGHQQGMRSGTLNVSGIVGLGEACRLRSLEMEEDERAIAMKRDRLQDLLLEKIPNLVINGDPEHRLAGNLHISIPGIPNSAVIARVRSKLAISTGSACSSGVEEPSHVLRAMKLQDKVIDGALRIGIGKFSQDKEIDTAADFLIEAYEMTRQALYA